One Phoenix dactylifera cultivar Barhee BC4 chromosome 8, palm_55x_up_171113_PBpolish2nd_filt_p, whole genome shotgun sequence genomic window carries:
- the LOC103717443 gene encoding probable sodium/metabolite cotransporter BASS2, chloroplastic: MPCTLPCPVEPLRFRWAVDLSLASQPQAKSPFDHYYDQFTALRPFPFSLLPVPISELFARSLSLLARERSSKALILFLLAFSIRWAPPMASSMASMSGCIRRDARFQACHGLYKQSSCSVVTRGLQPRPILGSVFPVSCEGRGRSAAVACSMKPLSIVPASRTRQVLCKAEANISGDAPNSASSGMSQYERIVELLTTLFPVWVIIGTIVGIYKPAAVTWLETDLFTVGLGFLMLSMGLTLTFEDFRRCMRNPWTVGIGFIAQYLIKPMLGFFIAMTLKLSAPLATGLILVSCCPGGQASNVATYISKGNVALSVLMTTCSTIGAIVMTPLLTKLLAGQLVPVDAAGLAVSTFQVVLVPTVVGVLSHEYFPKLTERIITVTPLIGVILTTLLCASPIGQVSEVLKAQGAQLIIPVAVLHAAAFALGYWFSRLSSFGESTSRTISIECGMQSSALGFLLAQKHFTNPLVAVPSAVSVVCMALGGSALAVFWRNKSIPLDDKDDFEE; the protein is encoded by the exons ATGCCGTGCACCCTACCTTGCCCAGTCGAACCTCTTCGTTTCCGCTGGGCGGTGGACCTCAGCCTCGCCTCTCAACCCCAAGCTAAATCTCCATTTGACCATTATTACGATCAGTTTACGGCTCTCAGGcccttccccttctctctcttaccAGTTCCTATCAGTGAGCTCTTTGCCCGCTCCCTCAGTCTTCTCGCGAGAGAACGGAGTTCGAAGGCTCTAATCCTCTTTCTCCTCGCGTTCTCCATTCGTTGGGCTCCTCCGATGGCTTCCTCGATGGCTTCTATGTCCGGATGTATTCGCAGGGACGCCAGATTTCAGGCCTGCCATGGCCTATACAAGCAGAGCTCCTGCTCTGTTGTTACTCGAGGCCTTCAACCCCGTCCGA TTCTGGGAAGTGTGTTTCCGGTATCGTGCGAAGGAAGAGGTCGGAGTGCTGCCGTTGCTTGCTCGATGAAGCCTCTATCGATTGTCCCAGCTTCACG GACTCGGCAAGTCTTGTGTAAAGCTGAAGCAAATATTTCTGGAGACGCCCCTAATAGTGCTTCTAGTGGAATGAGCCAATATGAGAGAATAGTTGAATTGCTCACTACTCTATTCCCTGTCTGG GTCATTATAGGCACAATTGTTGGCATATACAAGCCAGCTGCG GTTACTTGGCTGGAGACTGATCTTTTCACAGTTGGCTTGGGCTTCCTCATGCTTTCAATGGGTCTGACTTTGacatttgaggatttcaggagATGTATGCGTAACCCATGGACA GTTGGCATAGGATTTATTGCACAGTATTTAATCAAACCCATGTTAGGGTTCTTTATTGCAATG ACCTTAAAATTGTCTGCTCCTCTGGCAACTGGGCTTATTTTGGTATCATGCTGCCCTGGAGGCCAGGCTTCTAACGTTGCAACTTACATATCCAAAGGAAATGTCGCACTTTCAGTTCTCATGACAAC TTGTTCAACAATCGGTGCTATAGTCATGACGCCACTCCTTACAAAGCTCCTCGCCGGTCAGCTTGTTCCTGTTGATGCAGCA GGTTTAGCCGTCAGCACTTTTCAGGTAGTCTTGGTGCCAACTGTTGTTGGAG TTTTGTCACATGAGTATTTCCCAAAACTCACTGAGCGAATAATCACTGTTACGCCATTGATTGGAGTTATCCTTACCACGCTGCTTTGTGCAAGCCCT ATTGGGCAAGTTTCTGAGGTCCTGAAGGCTCAAGGGGCACAACTTATAATTCCTGTAGCTGTTCTACATGCTGCTGCATTTGCTCTTGGTTATTGGTTTTCGAGATTATCATCATTTGGTGAATCCACTTCTCGTACCATCTCAATAGAATGTGGGATGCAG AGTTCTGCACTTGGGTTTCTACTTGCCCAGAAGCATTTCACAAATCCACTTGTTGCTGTTCCTTCAGCTGTGAGCGTTGTGTGCATGGCG CTCGGTGGGAGCGCTCTTGCCGTTTTTTGGAGGAACAAGTCCATTCCTCTCGATGACAAGGACGATTTCGAAGAGTGA